The following are encoded together in the Pseudidiomarina andamanensis genome:
- a CDS encoding DMT family protein, with product MNRYLITITLLTLSNVFMTFAWYAHLKNMADKPWIIAAFASWGIALIEYLLQVPANRIGYEVMNLGQLKILQEVITLSVFVPFALFYMKEKLTWDYLWAGLCICGAVFFIMRSKLTG from the coding sequence ATGAACCGTTATCTTATCACGATCACTTTACTTACGTTGAGCAATGTTTTTATGACCTTTGCGTGGTACGCGCATTTAAAAAACATGGCCGACAAACCTTGGATTATTGCTGCATTTGCGAGTTGGGGTATCGCTCTTATTGAATATTTGCTGCAAGTTCCCGCGAACCGAATTGGTTACGAGGTAATGAATCTTGGACAATTAAAAATTCTACAAGAAGTGATCACACTCTCAGTTTTTGTGCCATTTGCCTTGTTTTACATGAAAGAAAAATTAACTTGGGATTATTTATGGGCTGGGCTGTGTATTTGTGGCGCAGTATTTTTTATTATGCGAAGTAAGTTAACTGGGTAA
- a CDS encoding FAD-dependent monooxygenase, which yields MNVVVVGGGMVGASAAVSIAKLGHHVTVIEAGKTVLSEGDWDLRISSIHLRNVEWLKELGTWSNIRAERKFMYTDLAVQTLDGYRLNFSNNDVDALALGAMVENNALQEALWEQFSEHNISVYSETRVEHFDLTDRRVRLSNGEILTYDLLLGADGAQSQVAKAAQIGQRGWDYDMRCMLAIADVEKPLPAATWEIFRSEGPFALLPLNDHLACLIDYRSEQQWQEFTGKNEAVQQSLNNVFEPHIGKHTITQFASFPLRRQRALRYISHDSIALIGDAAHSIHPLAGQGVNLGFADVQELTRQLVEQPLPEALAKYERIRMQENQQMMRAMDAIHVGFRSQHLLPRGLLALGLALVDKVAPLKRELVRKAIGF from the coding sequence ATGAATGTGGTCGTTGTCGGCGGTGGTATGGTGGGCGCTAGTGCGGCTGTTTCCATAGCGAAACTGGGGCATCACGTAACCGTTATAGAAGCGGGCAAGACTGTTCTAAGTGAAGGTGATTGGGATTTACGTATTTCATCCATTCATTTGCGAAATGTTGAGTGGCTGAAAGAGTTAGGCACTTGGTCAAACATTCGCGCTGAGCGCAAATTCATGTATACCGATTTGGCGGTGCAGACTCTTGATGGTTACCGGTTGAATTTTTCTAATAATGACGTTGATGCGTTAGCTCTTGGCGCGATGGTTGAAAATAATGCATTGCAAGAAGCGTTATGGGAGCAATTCTCAGAGCACAATATTTCGGTATACAGTGAAACACGCGTAGAACACTTTGATTTAACTGATCGTCGTGTGAGGTTAAGCAACGGCGAAATACTCACCTATGATTTGTTGCTTGGTGCCGATGGCGCACAGTCACAAGTGGCAAAGGCCGCGCAAATTGGCCAACGTGGGTGGGATTATGATATGCGTTGTATGCTTGCCATAGCCGATGTTGAGAAGCCATTACCTGCGGCCACCTGGGAAATTTTTCGTAGTGAAGGGCCATTTGCGCTGCTGCCATTAAACGATCATCTAGCTTGTTTAATCGACTATCGTTCAGAACAACAATGGCAAGAATTTACTGGAAAGAATGAAGCAGTACAGCAAAGTTTGAACAATGTTTTCGAACCTCATATTGGCAAACATACCATCACTCAATTCGCGAGCTTCCCATTACGTCGACAACGTGCATTGCGATATATCAGCCACGATTCGATTGCCTTGATTGGTGACGCGGCGCATAGCATTCATCCGCTAGCGGGGCAGGGTGTGAACTTAGGCTTTGCTGATGTACAAGAATTAACGCGGCAACTTGTTGAGCAGCCCCTTCCAGAGGCATTAGCCAAATATGAGCGGATTCGTATGCAAGAGAATCAACAGATGATGCGCGCGATGGATGCGATTCACGTTGGTTTCCGCTCACAACATTTGCTACCGCGAGGTTTGTTAGCGCTTGGATTGGCATTAGTTGATAAGGTTGCACCACTGAAACGTGAGCTTGTGCGCAAAGCCATCGGCTTCTGA
- a CDS encoding SDR family oxidoreductase, whose protein sequence is MSQHIVITGANRGIGLALATQFKQRGDSVTAVCRKASNELKALGVSIIENIDVTNLESITQLSQQLHGKAIDILINNAGLLEREQLGSLSTSTIEAQFKVNAMGPLLVTDALRDNLHKGSKVIMITSRMGSMADNGSGAYYGYRMSKAALNAAGVSLANDLKDDGIAVAMLHPGFVQTEMVNNAGDISAETAAERLIQRIDELSIATTGQFKHSNGDSLPW, encoded by the coding sequence ATGTCACAACATATTGTAATTACCGGTGCTAACCGCGGCATTGGATTGGCTCTCGCGACACAATTTAAGCAACGCGGCGACTCCGTCACCGCAGTCTGTCGTAAAGCTTCCAACGAACTCAAAGCGCTCGGGGTTTCGATTATTGAGAACATCGATGTGACGAACCTTGAGAGTATTACTCAATTGAGCCAACAGCTGCACGGCAAAGCCATCGACATATTAATTAATAATGCCGGCTTGCTTGAGCGTGAACAACTTGGCAGTCTCTCAACGTCAACCATTGAAGCGCAATTCAAAGTGAATGCGATGGGACCACTGTTAGTGACGGATGCCCTTCGAGACAATCTTCACAAAGGTAGCAAAGTTATCATGATCACCAGCCGCATGGGCTCAATGGCTGATAATGGTTCCGGTGCCTACTATGGCTACCGCATGAGTAAAGCCGCCTTAAACGCGGCAGGCGTTTCATTAGCGAATGACCTGAAAGACGATGGCATTGCTGTCGCCATGCTACATCCCGGCTTCGTACAAACCGAGATGGTGAATAACGCCGGCGATATCAGTGCAGAAACGGCAGCCGAACGATTAATTCAACGTATCGACGAACTATCCATTGCAACCACCGGTCAATTTAAGCATAGCAACGGTGACTCACTACCGTGGTAA
- a CDS encoding class II fumarate hydratase, producing the protein MQKGNNEKTDTRVEKDSMGQVEVPQNALWRAQTERARQNFQLSKLVFPIEFIYTLAHIKAAAADANCEADVISKQQADAVHKAVEAIIAGQADEAFPLDIFQTGSGTSTNMNMNEVIASLADKLCGVQIHPNDHVNASQSSNDVIPTAILVSSVLSLRTNLIPALTHLRHTIEQKAKTLTETIKTGRTHLMDAMPLSMAQELRAWGTQLEHVESGLNHALSLASSLPQGGTAIGSGINAPEKFGERFCHFLSQRTATKFEASSNPFAGIAGQEVNLALSGQLNALSAVLLKISNDLRWMNSGPLAGLGEISLKALQPGSSIMPGKVNPVIPEAVTMVCAQVAGNHHTVSIAAQQGNFQLNVMLPVIAFNQLQSIELLSNAAHALADKAIADFTVNHDRLNEALAKNPILVTALNREIGYNKAAEIAKQAYQQQRPILEVAVEMTDIPRDKLEQLLNPKNLI; encoded by the coding sequence ATGCAAAAAGGAAACAACGAGAAGACTGATACACGCGTTGAAAAAGATAGCATGGGTCAAGTTGAAGTGCCCCAGAATGCCCTGTGGCGCGCTCAAACCGAGCGTGCTAGGCAAAATTTTCAGTTGAGCAAACTGGTGTTCCCCATCGAATTTATCTATACGCTTGCACATATTAAGGCTGCAGCAGCCGATGCCAATTGTGAGGCCGACGTTATTTCCAAGCAGCAAGCTGATGCGGTTCATAAAGCAGTTGAAGCTATTATAGCTGGGCAAGCTGATGAGGCATTCCCGCTTGATATATTCCAAACGGGCTCTGGCACCAGTACCAACATGAATATGAACGAAGTGATTGCGTCACTGGCCGACAAGCTCTGTGGTGTGCAAATACATCCAAACGATCATGTGAATGCCAGCCAGAGCAGTAACGATGTGATTCCTACCGCAATTTTGGTTAGTAGCGTGCTGAGTCTGCGAACGAACTTAATACCGGCATTAACGCATCTCAGACATACGATTGAACAGAAAGCTAAGACGCTCACTGAAACCATTAAAACCGGTCGCACTCATTTGATGGATGCTATGCCATTAAGCATGGCGCAAGAGTTACGAGCGTGGGGCACGCAACTTGAACATGTTGAAAGTGGTTTAAACCATGCATTGTCGCTAGCCAGCAGTTTGCCACAAGGTGGCACTGCAATAGGATCGGGAATTAATGCACCAGAAAAATTTGGCGAGCGCTTTTGCCATTTCCTAAGTCAACGCACCGCAACCAAATTTGAAGCAAGCTCAAATCCGTTCGCCGGTATTGCGGGCCAAGAGGTCAACTTGGCACTAAGTGGTCAGTTAAACGCTTTAAGTGCTGTGTTGCTGAAAATAAGTAATGACTTACGGTGGATGAATAGCGGTCCGCTGGCAGGGCTTGGCGAAATTAGTCTAAAAGCCTTGCAACCGGGTAGCAGCATCATGCCAGGCAAAGTAAATCCGGTTATTCCTGAAGCTGTTACGATGGTTTGCGCACAAGTTGCTGGCAACCACCACACGGTTTCTATCGCCGCCCAGCAAGGCAATTTTCAATTGAACGTGATGCTACCAGTGATAGCTTTTAATCAATTGCAAAGTATCGAGCTACTCAGCAACGCTGCACATGCGCTTGCTGATAAAGCGATCGCTGACTTCACGGTCAATCACGATCGCTTAAATGAGGCCTTGGCAAAAAATCCGATCTTGGTAACCGCATTGAATCGGGAGATTGGCTACAACAAAGCCGCTGAAATTGCCAAACAAGCCTACCAGCAGCAGCGCCCTATTCTCGAGGTCGCTGTAGAGATGACCGATATTCCTCGCGATAAACTCGAACAACTGCTCAATCCGAAAAACTTAATTTAA
- a CDS encoding cupredoxin domain-containing protein, translating to MTKFQIVFLMTLWFTQGFSAVSAQETTSVDALTVTVLDSNQQPLALAVVSVNGVELATSEQPTAIMDQVDRLFVPYILAVRENAQVAFPNRDNIRHQVYSFSEVKPFELPLYSNREAPEIQFENSGIVVLGCNIHDHMQAYIYVSPHDLSRQTNAQGTVTLPLGATQVHVWYPSLTDVVTEEMVVPIVAGQKQLTVTLPVQAQHQSPPPASALQQRFNRRKNNN from the coding sequence ATGACCAAGTTTCAAATTGTTTTCCTAATGACATTATGGTTCACGCAGGGTTTTTCGGCAGTTTCCGCTCAGGAAACGACGTCTGTAGACGCATTGACCGTGACAGTACTCGATAGCAATCAGCAGCCGTTGGCGCTTGCGGTTGTGAGTGTCAATGGTGTTGAGTTGGCAACATCTGAACAACCTACTGCAATTATGGATCAAGTAGATCGATTGTTTGTGCCCTATATTTTAGCCGTTCGTGAAAACGCGCAAGTGGCATTTCCGAACCGCGATAACATTCGTCATCAAGTGTATTCATTTTCAGAAGTTAAACCGTTCGAACTCCCTTTATATAGCAATCGTGAAGCTCCAGAGATTCAATTCGAGAATTCGGGCATTGTGGTGTTAGGCTGCAATATCCATGATCATATGCAGGCTTATATTTATGTTAGCCCGCACGATTTATCTCGCCAAACAAACGCGCAGGGAACAGTAACGTTGCCGTTAGGCGCAACGCAAGTGCACGTTTGGTATCCGTCATTAACTGACGTGGTAACAGAAGAAATGGTGGTACCGATAGTGGCTGGACAAAAGCAATTGACGGTGACGTTACCGGTACAAGCACAACACCAAAGTCCGCCGCCCGCATCAGCATTGCAACAACGTTTTAATCGTCGGAAAAATAATAATTAA
- a CDS encoding bifunctional diguanylate cyclase/phosphodiesterase produces the protein MKIKSFRSRLLLVFTALAGAVLLFALIAIWLATSQQSERTLERELEVSERVFAELVDVRAQQLQQAAEVLTTDFGFREAIASSDENTIISALVNHGQRIGTDLIVVQSPQGEEIAATHATQLLPPLATLTNAPVQAQFVTVNEEIFQIVTVPVRAPNLIAWATLGFAIDDDFAVLMRQLTHADITFLNQLTGTIYATSLDSEQREMMAENASNLQQRLAANDIAAHVSQYNRDSASINTEANLMIIFSTDKLEATQEFLTLQRQYIGIALATLIFAGLLATFTARKISQPITALTDAAKKLGAGDYREPVSIHRADEFGALSDAFEGMRQGIAEREQQIIFQLEHDLLTGLPNRVSIRALLKSAIESQQSGYVVLMNVARFGEVNDRFGQQVGDELLRMIAERLRAAVPKNWSVGHLGGDEFVLVGKRQSEPQVNALIVSLKTELSLPWWLEETSYMLDFHAGYLAYPHAADDADSILRRAQLCARQAKRASVFAVAYSQGMDEQYLRRLQIVQSLPSAVREQRLQLHFQPKLSCQTGQVLGVEALLRWRDEQLGVVRPDEFIPLAEQTGEIQRLTRWVCGAALDQLQLWHEQGLQLSLAINLSALDLQWSELVAFVTDSAKQRGLSPAWITLEVTESAVMVDPEQAISRLQELREVGFKIAIDDYGTGYASLAQLKRLPADELKLDRSFIQHIASIPEDETIVRSTILLAHELKLTTVAEGIEEDSAWQVLKQLGCDTVQGYYFSRPLAAAQFEEWLDNYQRESRHG, from the coding sequence ATGAAGATTAAAAGTTTTCGGTCACGATTGTTATTGGTATTTACCGCACTTGCAGGTGCGGTTTTGCTGTTTGCGCTAATTGCTATTTGGTTAGCCACGTCACAACAATCTGAGCGAACGCTAGAACGCGAACTTGAAGTGAGTGAACGTGTTTTTGCTGAGCTTGTTGATGTGCGAGCTCAGCAATTACAACAAGCCGCCGAAGTTTTAACGACAGATTTCGGGTTTCGCGAGGCGATTGCCAGCAGTGATGAGAACACCATTATTTCAGCGCTAGTCAATCACGGTCAGCGTATTGGTACTGATCTGATTGTCGTTCAATCTCCGCAGGGCGAGGAAATTGCCGCAACACACGCAACACAGTTATTGCCACCTTTAGCGACGCTAACTAATGCCCCCGTTCAAGCTCAATTCGTTACCGTTAATGAAGAGATTTTTCAGATAGTGACGGTGCCGGTTCGCGCGCCGAATTTAATCGCATGGGCAACACTCGGGTTTGCTATTGATGATGATTTTGCGGTTTTAATGCGACAGCTGACCCATGCCGATATTACCTTTTTGAATCAACTTACCGGGACGATCTATGCAACCAGTTTAGATTCAGAACAGCGCGAGATGATGGCGGAGAATGCAAGTAACTTGCAGCAACGCTTAGCTGCCAATGATATTGCAGCTCATGTTTCGCAATACAACCGTGATAGCGCTTCCATTAATACTGAAGCAAACTTGATGATTATTTTCAGTACCGACAAGCTTGAAGCAACTCAGGAGTTTTTAACACTGCAACGTCAGTATATTGGTATTGCACTGGCAACGTTGATCTTTGCCGGACTACTTGCGACCTTTACCGCCCGAAAAATAAGCCAACCAATCACAGCGCTTACTGACGCTGCTAAAAAACTGGGTGCCGGTGACTATCGAGAGCCAGTTTCGATTCATCGCGCCGATGAGTTTGGTGCGTTGAGTGATGCTTTTGAAGGAATGCGTCAGGGAATAGCAGAGCGCGAGCAACAAATTATATTTCAATTAGAACATGATTTACTGACCGGATTACCGAATCGAGTTTCCATTCGAGCTTTGTTGAAAAGTGCTATCGAGTCGCAACAGAGTGGCTATGTTGTCCTGATGAATGTTGCTCGCTTTGGCGAAGTGAATGACCGCTTTGGGCAGCAAGTTGGCGATGAGTTGTTGCGTATGATTGCAGAACGCCTACGCGCGGCGGTTCCGAAGAATTGGTCTGTGGGGCACCTCGGTGGCGATGAATTTGTGCTGGTCGGTAAGCGACAGAGTGAACCACAGGTGAATGCTCTCATTGTCTCGCTAAAAACTGAATTGAGCTTGCCCTGGTGGTTAGAAGAAACCAGTTATATGTTGGATTTTCATGCTGGTTATTTGGCATATCCTCATGCTGCCGATGATGCCGATAGCATACTTCGGCGAGCTCAACTTTGTGCGCGCCAAGCGAAACGCGCAAGTGTTTTTGCGGTTGCGTACAGTCAAGGGATGGACGAGCAATATCTACGGCGTTTACAGATTGTTCAATCACTACCAAGTGCGGTTCGAGAACAGCGCTTGCAATTGCACTTTCAACCGAAGCTGTCGTGTCAAACCGGGCAGGTACTCGGTGTTGAGGCATTATTAAGGTGGCGTGATGAACAACTTGGTGTGGTTCGGCCCGATGAATTTATTCCGTTGGCGGAGCAAACGGGGGAAATTCAGCGTTTAACGCGATGGGTTTGTGGCGCCGCGTTGGACCAATTGCAACTGTGGCACGAGCAGGGGTTGCAATTGAGCTTAGCAATTAACTTGTCGGCACTTGATTTGCAATGGTCTGAATTAGTTGCGTTTGTCACTGACTCGGCGAAGCAGCGAGGTTTGTCGCCGGCATGGATTACTTTAGAAGTAACCGAAAGTGCAGTGATGGTAGACCCTGAACAGGCTATTTCGCGTTTGCAGGAGTTACGTGAAGTAGGATTCAAAATTGCGATTGACGATTATGGCACCGGATATGCGTCGCTGGCGCAACTCAAACGTCTACCAGCCGATGAGCTGAAGCTCGATCGATCGTTCATTCAACACATTGCATCGATACCTGAAGATGAAACTATTGTGCGCTCAACGATTTTGCTCGCACATGAATTGAAGTTAACCACTGTAGCCGAGGGTATTGAGGAAGATTCCGCTTGGCAAGTTTTAAAACAGTTGGGCTGTGATACGGTGCAAGGTTATTACTTCAGTCGACCGCTCGCAGCGGCGCAGTTCGAAGAATGGTTGGATAATTACCAAAGAGAGAGTAGGCATGGGTAA